TTCcaattactaaaaaaaactagtatttaggccatattttattatttgagagctgtaaaaaattcaaattctacaccaaatttttatctttttataaaaacaccctctatagtagttgtttgtgCTGTATTACATAGtaattttttacgtgaacacTAAAGCAGTGATGAAGTATTCAATggatatgaaagtgatgatatgtttgttgatgaaaatgacgAATAATATGCTCAAGGTAACAAAGTCATGTGATTCGTCTACTTCATGATATATGGgatgatgcttgttgcactcactccgaactaccacattgctccagtgtcatggacactacttgttatttgctgcaacgaagatccaattgacttgttGCGGAAGTAATGAATCTTGTTACGCTGATGTTTCTATCTTGCTATGTAATTCAaacatatggttagttttgatagtttttaaaacttatgggtataaatcatatttattaaaaaaatgaaatgtattTCCCAAGTATTATGATCCAACACATGGtaaaatttcacccaaataatatttgccaaaaatatttgaaaatctatgTCCAAACACTAGCTTAGTACCATGATTTTGAGGATAAACTAGTTTTTAACTTGAGTATCTTTATTGATACAattttaattgaataaataCAATTAATTTTCGTGAGTAATTTACTATATGACCATATAGGTTATTCATTCAATTATGCAAAGAAGAATTTCCCTTCTAGGGACAAACCATAGcgtaaaattcttttttattagttCTACATTAATTGCAATTTATCTCTCATCCTTCATTTTTGACACTTtacttaattttgattttgtcattaattaaatcTTAGTCTTTACTTTATACTCCAAACAAGCAGCTTATCGTGAAGGGGACCGATGAAGGGAGAGAAGGGTATCATAattataaaaagatttttttaatgcaatgtgagaattgagaaaaaaaattaaaagacaaattAATTAGTCAAGCAAAGTACAATACTTATTTGATTATCGgataatttcaaatcatgatttaaagtgtgtaaatttcataaattaacaatgatttgaaattagattttcaaattttatggtCAAACGCCTACTAACCTTCCTTTATacaaaattgattttagaaAATGAAAACCTTAATTATGTGCATATGTATTATTAGCATTTCCCCTATATTATGTTTTTGGCTAAATGAGGCAAAACATGTCTATCTCACAGCCCTTCTAATTATGGCAACCACTCGCTTTTATTATGGCCTCTACCAacctcttttttgaaaaaaaacaggtaaaaaaaaaatgaagagtaCATAATATCCATAATGGTAAAAATTACTTCCTCCATGTAAATTTTTCTATTTCCCATTCaattttttccccaaaaatggcttcttgtttttaaaaaattaaagacagtgtttgtttttcccttttcgtgtcttttcttattaactgtaccaaaataaaatgaatatatagaTACCATGTTTGGAAAATCCTTTTGCATTCTCTCAAAGTACTTTTCACATTCATTATAAAtatacgtatatatatatatatatttctctattcattttacttgtgcattatattattttgagatGTCTAGCAATATTTGTttagtttataaaatcaatgaataatttatcattttgtgtctattttaccgTTGATATTAAATACTACTCCTtccatttcaaaattcaatatgTGACtcttaaaatgaataaattttttttttgttaaaaccaAAATTTTAGAGGTAAAACCTTAACAAAAATTTACAGAGTCAATTTTTGGAGGTAAAAACCTTAACAAAAATGACTAAAAAATTATCTattgaattattttaatttagtcTTCATCCATAGTATTGTCGTGAACTATTTCAATCGGatcttcaaaattcaaattcataaaatCTACTGATTCACTTTTAAATTTGGTACATATGACAAGTAGAGTTTACACCAATTCACCAAAGATTGGAGtgttaatttataaatatagtGAAGAGTTCTTTTTATGAAAATCTCAACCACATTAATATAagaatttttcaagaaattaattTAAAGTAATTTAAGTCTCTTGAACTCATCATATAGAAAAtccaaatgaagggtaaaaatgaaagaatattctgagagtaaattttaggaatagcaaacataaaaatcgtATTAGCACTCTATAGCTTCAGTTTGTTATTTACCCTCCATAGCCAAAAtgtgtttgctatggagcatctgatttgtataaatcacgacgatttgtatgaaaattgtgtttatatatgtatatgttctcTGTGTTAGGCTAGAGTGGCGAGCGAaattgggagagagaggaaagaggcgagcgagagaggacaGAGAGTgaagagaggtgaattgtatatgtatatcaattagataattgtatatatgtaactactatgtatatgtatcaatgattgtgtttgtatatctgcataaaatttgaattcatatacaattgaattgagttaaaacatttgtatttatatatcaaatctctctctctctctctcactttatacaaacacaaattatacattgtattttgtataatttgtgtttgtataaagcgacgGAGAGAGAGGCAAAAGAGGACTGGGTAAAGGaagatttgtatttttataattataagtggATATGATAgagaaatatgtattttttgtatatacaatctctctcgctttatagaaacacaaattatacatttgtgtttgtataaagtgagagaggcgagcgagagagggctgAAAAAAAGGAGTGTCGAGCGAGATTCCAAagaggggagagaggcgaatggcAAGAAGTTTGttgcaaattaaaattaaatgaaactatagctataacatttattttgaattaatagttttctataatgcacaattcaactattttgaaatgaagggagtaatattcatttttcaatgtTTAGATGACTTATATTTAATAGGGGTGATTTGATAAAACTACCCTTATCATTTACCGCTTTTTAATCCTATATCAAATCAATAgtagacaactattgttggacaagAGATTACTAcgtcattataattttttttggaggatGAATCTGGACACATTCATAATAGCAAATATCATAGGAATAAATCTACCTTTTGAGATATCATCATTTTTCCAACACTTgattaaaataagtttaaagaAAAGATGAATGAATAATCCATATGAAatgctctttatttttcattttaattaatcatGGTATTCTTGCTATATAAAAGGGTGACAAGGATCGAGGTTTGCCAAATGGAAGACCataatatttgttgaattaaataaattaaaaagaattattattttttaaaatataaatatcctAATCATATGAAGCTACACCTATATGATGCTCTAGCAGCACGCCACAATAACTACTTTTGTTatcaacataaaataaaaataattttttcgttaaaaaaaacatatatttctAACAACTATCTTCTGAttctctaattaaaaaaattgtgagtGGCCATGGCGgctgaaattaaaaaattaaaaagaaaaaatgaagccCAGATCCCTTGCCAGGGCAATcagaattaaattaattggaaACAGAATATTATTGTGTACtacaaaaggagaaaaataactTCACTTTGCTTAATTTATAGTATCcccatatataaataaagaggTAGAAATTATACCACGCAGCTTCTTGCAGCAccaatatttaaaatatattcaatttttaaaatttaattaatttttttgttatttttgacaaaCTTCAAATTATTGCAATTACTTACTTTTTCTGGTACCACGTGGCTTAATTTCAGATCACTCTTTAAGGAATAGAATACAATAATATAGCGCAcatcaaagaagaaaatattcttttataatATATGTGCATACATTCTTTCTTAAGAGATGGAGCAATCGTCACTCGACAACTCAAAACTGACAAGGATTGACTAGGGTTCAATTGGATGTGATTAGGGgagaattttttgtttttcttttctgtaTCAATAACACGATTAAAGTGCAAacgttatatatatttgtaatgcATTATAGGTCTCATCGTTTTTTATTCATCTACTCTTTTCCAGAATACAATTAGGAATAAAAGTTTTTTCGGTTGCAAatcaatgaaattttttgttaaaaaaacatttattttttctcattcatttttcatcaaatcAATTTAATGGGAAAACGCATTGTGAAAAACAAATTATCACTGAAatattgagaaatttttttaatttttccatatgaaaacataatatattttttctttctcactGATTCAATCAAATAATTTATGAAAGTTTGAAAATAACCACGGAATATTTTCCGTGGGACTTGCCCCGTAAAGGGTGTATCCTTTGCAGATGGAGCACCTTTGTTCGCAAGTGATGACGATAAAAGCCCAAAAgaacaatttaataaataataaataaagcaaGTAAGAATACtagggtgggggggggggggggtatttagttaaatttattattttctttacgGAAGGTTGCGTTACTGCATAGATACCTAAAGCTACTCTACTCTATGAAATTACAAGTAATATTATGATATAGAACAAttccttatttatatttttatttaatttttgaatagaAACCACACATTAGATTCTTCAATGAAATTGAGTGGgttttatagttaaaaaaaaaagtttggatGGCTACTGCTAACTAACATATATTCACAAAGgaataataaaaacaatatagTAATTAGTAACCCAAAACTTTTTGCTCCAAATAACAATGTAATTAATCCGaattgagattttttattttctaaaaagtaCTTTATGTTTTCCTCTGACAAAATTTCTCCTAGTAAATATAATAATGGAGAAAGTAAAATATTCTCCACAGATCGTAAATAGtacattttctctttctttttgtcATTGTTAATGTTTCAAGCAGCTAGGGTGATTTACAAGAATGAACCTCGAAGGTGAgttgttttgaatttttcagATTGCTCCATAGGAAAACtccaaatttaacaaattttgtTCCACGGGAaactttttagattttttacTATAAAGTTTGTCCCAAGCGGAGATCAAAAGCTCAAGAATACTAAATTATACAATTATTAGGTGtaatttcttgaaaatgatCCATCTAACTAAAAGCCTTTCTGGAAATTCCATTGGGCTCCTTAAAAGTCATGTGGTGTCTTGGGCCATATTGTTGTTCACTTCATCTAACTAGTTTGGGCTTTTGATAACGGAAAATATTTctcatttatagcaataacatttttttcttcatgtgatcacttttaatacatttataatatagtttaatatattttacagagaacaatttataaaacacataaatacaaattttattgataaataatacatttatcataCATTTtaatacaatgtgtcaatttTCTTAACAATCAAGCAtaataatatgttttaaaacagttataatacatatatatattgcttacataattcacttttaatacatattgcatatttatcataatattgttatgtattgctataaattataataactaataaataataaatatcgTTAAAATCAGTAATTATCTATTAAAAGATACCATCCACGTAATTTTTCCTATACTTTTTTATATAGTTACAATGTTAtacaaataaaagttttaatctATGCTCACAAGTCACAGGTAATGTTACAAAGGACAGGCGTTTAATTTTCGAAGTTATCATacattattagtttaaaaagatagtttttttgaaaaataagtgggTTTTCCCAACTTTTTatcctaaaaaatttaaagtggGTTTTCCCaactttttattctttttctgttCGATATAGTAAATtataagaaggaaaaaatattattgtaaaaacaattaaatacgTACATATTATCTAGATAAATACGGGGAATATGTGGGAATTGGGGTTGTCGGGTGGGACTGGGAGTTATAAGGATTGGGTGAAGATGAAGTGTTTTGAAGAGCGGGAGGATACGATCAATATGAAAAGGCTGATTGTGAAACTAATTTTTCCTACTTTAACTAAAGAAGGAACTGTTTTCCTTAGACTAAAAATTTTGATGGGCCGAACAGAAAAAATTTGGACATCTTCTCTATACCTGAATACACACAAAAGAAACAGAATTGACAGAAAAGATACAAATAatgatatgaataaaataaaacattaccaCGCAAACAGGTTTGTTTTTATGCAAAGAAAATGGTTCACCTTAATTAGTATTATAACAAAAAGGTACTGAAGTTTTCCTTTATTGTAGAAATATAGTACTACTTCATAAGCTTTTATGCAAAGCTAAAGATAAGTGAGCGTAGGACTTATTTTTGATTCACAGCATCCAACCAGGTATCATACCATTCACGTTTTGGGCATTTGTTACTGCTGTTATTTGGCTTGAAGTTGTTATTGGATCGTACCtgtattaaatcaaaataaagacATTTTAGTTTTAGCCAAGCACTTTCATCGATATCTCTAGACTATAAGCCATATATGTTTCTTTTTCCGAATCACCTATAGTTGAAGGTGCTTTAATTTGTACTAGAGCAACTACTCTCACTTGTCAATTAATTGACGGTTGCAAAAtagatataataataaattaaaagtaagATATATAATGAAAATGGTAGAATTTACCCAATTTGCAAGGAAGAGTTGCACTCTAGAGGTTGGAAGAAACCCTGAGATTGAGGATGTTGCTGCTGACCATAATTGAGACTTTGCTCTCCACCACCCCATGTTTGTTGCAGGTTGTTTTCAGCATATATCTCTTCCATCTGCtaacaaattaattatatgcAATTCAATGACATTACAGCACAGGTTGGTACATCAATAAGAAATGATCTTCGGCTTAATAATTATTGAACCTTAAAAACTAGCTCACGAGGGAAGAATTTCCCAACGCTACATAAAGAGACTACCCATCCCTTAAAAGAAATACTTCAATTTACCAACTTAGCTAGGTGAatataaattgatgaaaaataaacCTAAAGCAATATTTCTAACAAAAATCAATCACAATACAACTagtaatatatacatattgatCAGCTAGAGATCGAATGAGTAACAATCACATGTATGGGCAACCTACCTTTCTTTCAAGAACCTTGTTAGCCTCATTCCACAATTTCTCCTGTTATGATTAAATATATAGTAAGTTATCTCAATTACTAACTATTGAACACATGCATGCATCATGTTGATCTAAGTACATTTTAGAATCAAATGAGAATTACCTTAGTTTGAAGATCAGAGAGCTGGTCAAGCATCATTTGTGTCTATAGATGAGCCAGTAGATACAATTAGTATACTTGAATTAAAGGATCCAAAAATTTGTTATAACTTAATATGAATAAGCTTACCCTGGTGGACCTAATGTGTTTGAGGGAAGTATCTAGTTGGACTTCAAGATGCTCAAGATCATCTATAGTCAGAGGCCCCAACTCATCTCCAAGAAGGTGTCTGTAAAAGTAGAATAAGTTATCAAGAATACAACTTGTGTACATTCTTGTATGTCAAATAATTTAGGTAGCATGATTATGGTTAACGTAGGGGTATCAAATAGCCAATCCGATTTAAAAGGCCTGAATAAATTATTGATCCGCCCAAATTTACTTAGGCTAATATGGGCTGAGCAAAAAAATGGATAAGATCATGACCCGACTCAATTTGAACAATACTTACATACCCCAGTAATTCATAGACCAAATTAATAAAGGCAAACAAATTtctcaacaaaaagaaaagccAGAAATTACAATATTTGTGACTAGAACTTCCAAAGATGTCACTTATATAAACTTATTTAGTTtgttatacatatttatatattttgaagttaatgATAGCATTATCGACACCGTTAATTGGTGATACTCTAAACCTCCACATAGTTACATAACAAAAGATATAAATATATCGAAAGTGTTGAATTACTACAATGTTACTAGACTGTTGTGTagataaatgtattttttttatagtcaaattaaactaaaaaatgaatGTCTACTTTTTTTTAGTCCACGAGactaaagattttttaaaaaaaaaaatagagagagaatAAAGAAACTAAAGTATCATATAAACTGATGACATTTCATGATGATTACTTAACAGCAGCCAACGCCTATTCCATCAAgcaaaggagaaaatcaagtcgaaAATTGGGCATAAAATTGCGGTAGGATTGATTTAGCCCATTCTTGAACCATGTTGAGCCTAACTCATTAAATTTTGTACGAAGTGAACGGGTCACTAATATTTAGGTCACATTTGACACCTATGGATTAACTTATAACTAGCTAGTTAATTACCTTTGATATCGCTGCAGTGACTCATATTTGGCTTTGAGTTTCAAGTATTCCCTATAGCTGCTTTGCTGCAATGGCTCACGAGATAGATCAACAACTTGAAAAAGGTTAATATATATAGCTTAAATTTTGCTTCCTTTATTTgcttaaaaaacaattaataagaaaaattatgatCGACCAGCATTCGATCATTTCAGAAATTAAAGCAACTAATTACATATAGTAAGTTATATTATGGTAAAATCATACATATTTCCATCCTTTGAAAAGGTGACGTCAACGTTTAGTAGCATTTGTTACCTCATTATCTTTGATTGATCGATTGACTTCCAATGTTCCATAGCTGCACTTTTGGTACCTATCAAGTGTTTTGAGCATACTGTTGCACAagacaaataaaaggaaaaagttaTTAATCCTTAAATGAGTGGGTTGGATCAAATATTTGCGAATAAAAATTCTGTATAAATATCCAATCCATCTTTATTTAACACAGATAGAAAATGTTCTAGATTGCTACTCGTTTTCTTTAAAAACCATTTTGCCTGTCTTGTATGGCCATGCAAAAGCTATAAACGGGATGAAAACATTAAACAGGTTCGAAGAATGCACTCAAGAgataattaaggataaaatctAGTGATTTAAGATAAAATATACTTCCTTCTAGATCTATCCCACTTTTTCCATCGCCTCTTTATGAAATTATTTGGATCAGCATTTATATGCATGTGTACAAAcagtgtaaataatttttacttattgTAAACCAATTAAGCATTTTTAATCGtcttttaaaactaagattacAAAGCTGACTTGAGGGAGCCCTAATGATCCTTCTTGTAAAACAGTttcaaaaactattttcaatgcACAGAGATATGAAGTAAATGTTACTTACTAATGTACCCAACTTCTTCATTAGGTCCATTTACTTGTTGTATTaggtaattatttttatttttattaagattaCGCATCTATTCAAGAATGAAAATATCTTTTGAATGACCTGATAATTCTTTATACTAACGATCGATGTAAATAACTTTAATTCTTTAACCGTATATATTAAATTGAAGGCCACTCAATTCTTCATGATTTTTTGACTACTACACTAATCCAAGTACTCTAGACAATTTTCCCACCGTGTTAAATTTACAGTCTTTCTGTTAAAGAAGTCACAATACAAATGATAACTTTGCTTCacatatgaagaaataaaaacatGCATGTCATCAGATTACCCAAAAGATATTTCCTAAGCTTCCTTAAAATTTGAACTGATACATATTAGTATAACTTAAACTCTATATttagttataaattttaaagtgagGAACTTTATGAAGCACACAGTAATACCCGGTGGACTGATTTATCATAAATGTTTATGATCACAGAGGTAAAAAAAGGATATTATGAGTCCTTTATCAGATCAGTCTtatttgtcatcatcaaaaaaggTGTAAAATTGAGGACTGGGAGACGTTGTTTTATCTGGTTACTCAGATCTGCACGTATTTATGATTTATCCTTTTCTTTCTAAGATAAGAAGTGATTGTCTAATGATCGATCTAAATAATATTAAGTAGATTTTCTAACTTTATCTTAACTTAAAAACTCAGGATCTGACACGAGACGTTGCGATGCTCAAATGATAAACAACCTCCATCTCCAACTCTAAAATTGTGAATTTGAGTcactaagaaagaaaaaaaagagcgTGATCTCCTAGAAAAAGGCACTAAAACACAAGATCTAcgtgttttatttatttatgaacaACGATGATTTTTCGTTTTGTATTTTAACAGATCTTTGATAATATATTGATTAGGAAGTGTTAGATGAGGTAAAAACCTAATTTCAGATCTTAGAAAgagattaaaaaattacttgttTGTGCTGCAGAATTCATAGAGTTTTCCACGATTAGAGAAAACGAGTAGAGCAACTTCAGCATCACAAAGCACAGATAGTTCATAAGCTTTTTTGAGCAATCCATTTCTCCTCTTTGCAAAAGTGACTTGTCTATTTATCTTGTTCTCTATCCTCTTCAGCTCAACTCTTCCTCTACCCATCCCTCCTTCCCCCTGATGATCTTTTTCTACTTTAATTTCTTCTCTTGGCTAACTCTTAGATCCTCTTTTCTCTCCTACTGAAACAACCAAAATTGTGAAAGAAATGCAAACCCTAGCTAGACACACacacaaagaaagaaagaaagaaaaaaaggattcttatcaacttttttttttgttgatgttgaatttcaatgtgtagagagagagagaaaaagtgaACATGGGTTGTTTTTATCTATGGCATTTCTTGTTATCTTCTTTAGGGATTCTTTGTTTTAACTTTAGGATTTACTTAGGTACTCCAAATTTAGATACCTTAGAGCTTTAGGGTTGGTTCTTATTTCCACTCCCTTttcaagtttcatgaatttagcCAATGCATTAAAGGGATGTCTTACGCTTCAGCTGATGAGCGTGTATCACACGCTCAACAACTGTTCGTTGTTTGGGTTACACGCGCCTGGTTAAGTGTTGGAGCTTTTGGTTCTCAGTTGTGCGGTCCATCAGTGAAAGAACAAAGGCGTGTACTAAATAGGCTGGACACGCGTCAATGGACTAGTGGATGTTACGTACGTATCATGCGTATGCAAATTCTCACTGTAAATTTGTAGAAATGGAAAACTTACTAACAGAAATTTATTTAGCTTAACTGTTTGTCAATCTTAAATTggacataatttaatttttatttttaaccgAGGATTTTGAATCTAACTCAACtcataaacttatttttaaaaaagtttcacGAGGGATTTTGAATCTAACTTCATTCGGAAAGCTAATTTATGATGAAAGGATTAATGTCCAATATCATATAAGAAAATCACTCATTTCTTTTTAATCCGATTTAAGACTTTCAATATTATAATGTCCTTGGCTCTTTGCTTATTAGGGAGAAGAGGAAAACTAATTCAGGAACGGAGATAAGTATCTCTTATCTTGttattttggttttgttttatttttctatcataaTCTCTCTTAATAAAGATAGAAATAATGTACATCATTTTTCAGACTTCACTTGTGAAATTACATTGAATAAGTTGTTATTTGAATCATGGATGAATGGCCTAAGATTAACACGAATAACCGTAAAGTGTATGGAGTGGTACCATATCGAATTCAATGTCTTCTTCACCGATTCAATTATCTGCTTGTCTTATTGGACCTTAATCTTGATTGTTTtgcaattttgttttatttcttgtcttatgGATCTATAgatagggatggcaatggggctgTACAGGGCCGGGTGGCGGCGGGTTTTGTTGGATATGTAGCAAcagttaatgggaaatggagggaagatgaaaataGAGGAACTTGGAAAGTTGGGAGCTTGAAgagttgggaacttgaaaagtcctcttatgctttagtGAAAAGGTATTTCTCCCTcattggtggtggaaagaaaaatagaagagtttaaatatagaaacactcctattaattgttaaaagggttggaaagaggggcCCCTGtgccgtcgtcgtcgctcgctcgtctttggaaaatgatcgagagattattttttggacaaagtttgttttaattatttggttaattaattaaattaaattaaatggccaaaacACCAAAACGCTTcagttaattagttaattaaccgaaaCGTTTCGATTATTCAGTTAATTGACCGACCCGACTCGGATCCACGCGcgacccattttatttaaatttcccgCTGTTGAAagtgactgttctgaaaggttgcaacttttaGGAACAGtcatgaccgtttgaaaggttgcaaactttcatgaatggtcgtgtggattctaaaagggttgcaacctttcagaaccagttcctcttgcctataaatacattgattcttTAGATTTTTTCCTTacgaatttttctgatttttttatcTTCTCCTACACAAAGTTTCTTCGTGTACTTTATTGTTGTTGAGTGATTCGCTGACACCAAaattttgggtatcaatacactggtgattgagatcattctatccttggaggacatattccaaatcaaacgtCGGATACTAGATGGaattccttaaggggacactgtgcattcagtagGCTTGATCTTTTCCGTTCTGtctttttccagattctggtatgttttacaaattttagttgttctgaattaatttatgttcttatGTTCTTGCTGGTTCATTAAAACATTGGTTGCTttgtgtttctgcaaagtttattgaaatcagtaattcttttttaaacacaGATTCGCAACAGGTTTAGCTTAATTcgtaaaaattttaatttgttccGCTCCGTTTCgtataatatcttttttcattttcaacccgccccGCATAAATTTATCCGCATGAACCCGtcccacataattttttaaatattttctttttctagttaagtttgatagtaagaataaaattcataaaaataaatttattttttatttagttttattaatttaat
The Solanum stenotomum isolate F172 chromosome 12, ASM1918654v1, whole genome shotgun sequence DNA segment above includes these coding regions:
- the LOC125847800 gene encoding agamous-like MADS-box protein MADS2 isoform X2; this translates as MGRGRVELKRIENKINRQVTFAKRRNGLLKKAYELSVLCDAEVALLVFSNRGKLYEFCSTNNMLKTLDRYQKCSYGTLEVNRSIKDNEQSSYREYLKLKAKYESLQRYQRHLLGDELGPLTIDDLEHLEVQLDTSLKHIRSTRTQMMLDQLSDLQTKEKLWNEANKVLERKMEEIYAENNLQQTWGGGEQSLNYGQQQHPQSQGFFQPLECNSSLQIGYDPITTSSQITAVTNAQNVNGMIPGWML
- the LOC125847800 gene encoding agamous-like MADS-box protein MADS2 isoform X1, encoding MGRGRVELKRIENKINRQVTFAKRRNGLLKKAYELSVLCDAEVALLVFSNRGKLYEFCSTNNMLKTLDRYQKCSYGTLEVNRSIKDNEQSSYREYLKLKAKYESLQRYQRHLLGDELGPLTIDDLEHLEVQLDTSLKHIRSTRTQMMLDQLSDLQTKEKLWNEANKVLERKQMEEIYAENNLQQTWGGGEQSLNYGQQQHPQSQGFFQPLECNSSLQIGYDPITTSSQITAVTNAQNVNGMIPGWML